The genomic stretch ATATCGCATGAGTATGTATATGCTGAAACCAACCGCCTCAAACGCACGGCTACAAGCGCACGACCAGCCCCTCGTGGTGTAAGATATCTAGCGATTAGTACGCGTTCTATTTTTCTCTATCAAATAACTCCCCTCTTAGTTTCCAGTGGGAGACACCGATTCATTTAGTGCTCTAAAGACAGTGCGCAACAAAGAACGTGATCGCGTGTCGATAGCGTGAATACACTACGTCATCCAACCACGCGAACCACCACCCTTCAGCACCATCTCATCTCCCAACACAACACAAAATCCATCCCAAACCCCAACCCTCCAAACCCACCCCCTCGGCCATGCCATCCAAACCCCTCACAAAAGCCCAACGAATGGCCTACCGCATCGGCCGCGGCGAAAAAAGCGTCCTAACATTCGAGCCCTACAAATCCGAGTTACTCCCCCTCTGGCGCTTCAAAACCGTGCCCATTGCCCAAAAGTCGTCCTCAGACATCTACGCCAAATACGTCGAATATAGGGACGCCGGCGACTTTGTTGGCATGGATATGGCGCGCAAGTTTCTGCAGATGGGCATGACGCGCGCTATGCGGTATGCGAATCATGCGGGCGGGAGAAAGTATAATAGAGCCACGGGCGAGGAGCTGGAAAAGAGTAAGGGGCATGAGGGGATGAGGGAGAAGAGGGAGGCGAGTGCTGTTTTTAGGGGCGTGTGGGAGAGGGTGAAGGGGGAGGAGGGGTATCTGGAGGGGAAGGAGGGTTTTTTGAGGGAGCAGAGGGAGTGGGAtagggagaagaagagggaaGAGAAGGGGGTGGAGAAGGAGGGAGGTGGGGTTAAGAGTGAGGGTAGTGATGTATAAGCGAGTTATTAGTTTAATAGATCTATTGATGTTAGTACATATGGTGAAGAGAAACAAGACACCGAGAAACGAAGGAAAAATCTCACCCAATGAATGACACATACCCAGGAACCCGTGCGGCAGGAATTCGGCTCACAAAAATAAGAACCCCTAACATCTCAACAATCCATCTCCACCCTCCACCATCCTTCATCCCTCCTTACTTCCGCGGAGCACATACACAACAACCAACCATCACACTGACGTCTTCCCGAGCTAAACCCCCGATCGGCTACCAAAAAAACCCCCCAACTACAACCAGGCCCGGGCCGATGGCGCATGTGCGGTGCGACTGAAATTAGCGAGCTGCATGCATATGTACGGATTTTCACAAACGTCAGTCTTACGAAAGGGAAGGAGGGGATGGCATTGCCACGTGGCATGGCATGGCTAACCGATATGGGGATTGAGATATGAGATCTTACTTGCAGCTAGCTTGCAGATTTATTGATGTATTGAGTGCAGTGTCGTGGTCCTACGTGTCCCGGGTACTGTACCTACAGAGCTACCGCCTATTCTTATTAGGAATAACGTATAGTTAGGGTAGATGTAAATGTGAATGTGAATGTACAAAGAGGTTGAGATCATGGAAAGGGAAGTGCATGTGCTCGTATCTCGCTCGTGCTCGCTAATATCAATCGTGCATAAGCGAATCCGGCTCCGTGAGTTAGGTAGAGCGAGCGAGCTATTCTTGGAACAAAACAAAGACGGTCTACGGAACTCCGTGTTCGGACTACAATACTTTTTACCATGTTTCCAAGATTTTCCCCTTTGGGAGGATGCAAGAATACCGAACGAGGTTCCCACTTAAGCCTTTTCACCGTCCCTGAAACATCATTAATAACTAACCAATATCCCTCTTTTAGCAATACCAAATCTTGCATGGTGTATCCTTACCCAACCTTACAAAAAACCAAAAAACCCATTCCATTCCAAGTTAGCCAACACCGCAGACCACAAAGGACATGAGCTACATACACACCCACTCACCCCTACCTACCCCCCCACTCCAAGACGAAAAAACCAATAACAACAAAACGTCGATTACGTGTGCTACCCCTTTGACTTACCCTGCTTACCCTCCCTCTCCGACTTAAACTACCGATCCTACTGATCTACAATACATACCAACCagagtccgcaacaatcaagcgATAGGCAGATTGATTAC from Pyrenophora tritici-repentis strain M4 chromosome 1, whole genome shotgun sequence encodes the following:
- a CDS encoding DUF4385 multi-domain protein, yielding MPSKPLTKAQRMAYRIGRGEKSVLTFEPYKSELLPLWRFKTVPIAQKSSSDIYAKYVEYRDAGDFVGMDMARKFLQMGMTRAMRYANHAGGRKYNRATGEELEKSKGHEGMREKREASAVFRGVWERVKGEEGYLEGKEGFLREQREWDREKKREEKGVEKEGGGVKSEGSDV